DNA from Spirochaetota bacterium:
ATTGTTCAGAAAATTGTGGATGGTTTTTTATGTACATCCGTTCAATCATAATAGGAGGGTTAATCGTTACCGTCAAGCAATTTATGGAGCCATTTATTCAGGGGGTCGATGCCGATCGAGAATTTCCCGGGACAGGGCGGTCAGCTTTTCCCGCTCGTTCAGCTCGGGATTGTCAAGAACGGTCTCCAGGAGCTGGTTCAAAATCATCCCGATTATCGGCCCGGGCTCAAGGCCGAATTCCTCCATGAGAATCGTGCCGTTTATATTCAGGTCGCGGACCGAAAAGGCGTTTTCCTGCTCTATGACATGGTCGATCCGCTGCTTCAGCCGGTTGATCGGCGCGGGAAGGCCCTTCCGGGCGCCGTTCCCTTTCCGGTCGGCCATGCGCAGGGCGAAGAGGTCCTCTATGTTCTCGAGGCCGACTTTGCGGATGAAGCGGCGCACGGCGCCGTCCGTCCATTCGTCGGTATAATGAAACATGTGGTTCAGGATCAGGTTGTTGACCGTCTCGATCTGCTCATTGGAGAACTTGAGGCGCTTCATGATCTTTTTAACCATCTTGGCGCCGACGACTTCGTGATTGTAAAAGGTAAAATCGCCGTCCTCGCCGGGATGCCTTGTCGGCACCTTGCCCACGTCGTGGAGAAGCGCGGCGAGTCGTATCATGGGGTGCTCGCGGGGGGCGGCGTCGCACGAATAGACGCTGTGGTAATACACGTCATAGATATGGTAGCGGTTCTGCGAAACATCGTGGCATTCCGCCAGCTCCGGCAGGAAGAGGGGAAGGAGTCCGGTCGTCCGCAGGTATTCGATGCCCAGCGACGGCTTTTCCGATTCGAGGATCTTGAGAAACTCATCGCGGATCCTCTCGTGGGAAACGCCCTTCACCACGCCGAGGGTCTCGGTGATGGCGCGGAGGGTTTTTTCCTCTATGGTGAAATTGAGCTTCGAGGCGAAGCGGCAGGCGCGGATGGGGCGGAGGCCGTCTTCGGTGAAGCGCATAATGGGATCGCCGATGGTGCGGATAATGCCGCTCTGCAAGTCGCGGAGGCCTTCCACGTGATCGATGAGCTCGCCGGTGAGAGGGTCAAAGGCGAGCCCGTTAATGGTGAAGTCGCGGCGGTCCACGTCGATCCTGAGGTCGTTCGAAAAGGAGACCGAATCCGGATGGCGGCCGTCGATGTATTTTCCGTCGGAGCGGTATGTCGTGATCTCAAACTGCCACTGGTCCGCCAGGACGGAAACCGTCCCGTGCTTTATGCCCGTGGGGATCGTCTTGCGGAACAGCCGCGTGATCTCTTCGGGCCGCGCATCAGTGGCGAAATCGTAGTCGTATATTTCATTGCCCAGGATGAGGTCGCGCACGGAACCGCCGATGAGATAGCACTGAAAACCGGCGTCGCGAAACCTGCCGGCGATATTCAGTATCGTCGGCAGGATGTTTTCCGGGATGGCAATGTCGAGATTCATGTTCTGCATGGGGGAAACGTACCGGTCGTTAACATTAAATTGGGCGTTTTTGGCCATTTCGGCGCTTTGGGGCAATTAAGTATCAGGCGCCGCATTAGTCAATGGATTTTTCCGGGGGGCCGGTTATCTGATCTCCGAGCCCTGGTAGGGTCGCGCCGTAACCGGCTTTGACGGCTCCGACTCGTGGTTGTAGATCGTGTCAGGCTTGTAGGAGTCATAGGCGCTCACCGAAAAATAGTAGAGGACCGTGTTCTGCAGCAGTGGGTACTGCAGCTTGTTGAAGCGGTCATGGCTCCTGTTTTCATCGATGACATCATTGGTTATCGTTACCTGGACGAAATTTCCCGCGCCCATGGCGTTGGTCAGCCTGGCGCCGCCCGCGGTCGTGATGACGCCGTCATAACGGCCCGGCGTGATCCCGTAGTAAATCTTGTATCCCATGAAGTCATGGTCGACGTTCTTTTTCCACCTGAGGACAACCCTTCGGTCACCCGAGGAAACGTTCTCGACCATGAGGGGCGGATTGGGAGGTAGATCGAGGCGGTAGTCGAGCTCCACATGGGAGAGACGCGGCGCCCGCTTGCCGTCGGGCGACGCGACGAGATGGGCCCTCCATTGGTAGTACATTCCCCGGAGAAAGTCCCCCTCGCCCTGCTTTGTCAGGAATATTTTTTTCTGGTTGTTGGCCACGCGGTACCATTTGAGGTCGATATCGCCCGCCCTGAAACTGCGGTCGGCGATTCTGAATTCCATCCAGACGAAGGTATCCGCCCCGGCATCGTCCTTCCAGCGGAACTCCTGTACCTTGGTCCCGGTTCCGGCAAATCGGTACACCGGGCTCGTAATGACGCCTTCCACGTTATAGGGAATACGGCCGATCCTTCCGACGGAGCGGTAGTTCCGGTAGGCCAGCTCGGTGGTCTTTTCAAGGTCCTCGAAATGGCGGTATGATATCCTGAATTCATCGATCAGGCCCGCGTAGCTCCTCCCGATATAGGCCGGTGGCGCGTCGACGCAGTGCAGGGTGCCATCGGCATTGCGGTATCCGAAGGAGGGCGCGTACACGCCGTTGTAGGCCTCGCCGCTCTCGGTTACGTAGACGACCTCGTCCTCCTCGCCGTCAAGGTATTTCGTCAGCTTCCCGCTGAGGCGGTCGAAGCTCAGGCTGAAGTGATGCCATCTCATTTTCGAAAGCGCCCTGCCGCGGCGCAGGACCACGTCGTAGCTTGTCCGATCCGGCTTGTCGAAGATACCGTAGAGGCCGGCAACGAGGGAGCCGTGCGAGATGGTGACATCGATGCCCCGCTTGGTCCCCGATATGTATCCGACCCGGGAAAAGAGTACGCTGCCGTCTCGCAGTTCATAGGGCATGAACCTGAATTCTATGGTGAAGGAGCCGAGGTCATCGCAGGTGCCGAGCCATGCCCCCTTGACGGTTTCTATGGTGACGCCGTGCTCTTTCTTGAAGAACTGGGCGCACCCTTTGCCCAGTGCTCCGTTGCCGGTCGAGAAATTATAATCGCTTGCGATGACCCGGTAGTGGCGGGTATCGTCCCGGACAAGGCGCCGGGAGGGCGTGTTGAAGGAGAGAACGATATCGGTAATCAGGGGATCGCTCGATCTGCGATAGGTCAGGTCTTTTATGCCGTAGGCCGTGCCGCCGCCGGGAAGGGGTATCGGCTTAACGTTGTGCAGGCACTCCCGGGGGATCGAGGGAAACACGATGGTTCCGCTCGAGTCAGGACGCGGCGAAAGAAGTATCCCGCACAGAGGGAGCAGCAGCAGCAAGCGCATTCTTCGTACAGACATGTCTCGTTCCCTGGATTTTTCTCGGTGGCACACTGTTATTGTCTATGCAAT
Protein-coding regions in this window:
- a CDS encoding HD domain-containing protein, whose protein sequence is MAKNAQFNVNDRYVSPMQNMNLDIAIPENILPTILNIAGRFRDAGFQCYLIGGSVRDLILGNEIYDYDFATDARPEEITRLFRKTIPTGIKHGTVSVLADQWQFEITTYRSDGKYIDGRHPDSVSFSNDLRIDVDRRDFTINGLAFDPLTGELIDHVEGLRDLQSGIIRTIGDPIMRFTEDGLRPIRACRFASKLNFTIEEKTLRAITETLGVVKGVSHERIRDEFLKILESEKPSLGIEYLRTTGLLPLFLPELAECHDVSQNRYHIYDVYYHSVYSCDAAPREHPMIRLAALLHDVGKVPTRHPGEDGDFTFYNHEVVGAKMVKKIMKRLKFSNEQIETVNNLILNHMFHYTDEWTDGAVRRFIRKVGLENIEDLFALRMADRKGNGARKGLPAPINRLKQRIDHVIEQENAFSVRDLNINGTILMEEFGLEPGPIIGMILNQLLETVLDNPELNEREKLTALSREILDRHRPPE